The following is a genomic window from Armatimonadota bacterium.
CTGGTGTCACCGTACGGGCTGTGGTGCATCGAGACCAAGTCACTGCGCGGCACCATTCGAGGCAAGGAGAACGAGCGCCACTGGACACAGATCAAGAGACCGGACAGCGGTAGGACGCGTCGGGAGAAGTTCTACAACCCGGTGGCGCAGAATGCCACGCACTGCCGGCGGCTCGGTGAATACCTCAAACAGCACCTCGGGGTCACGCTGCCGGTACGATCTGCAGTCGTCTTCACGGGCGCCCAGTTGGAGGTCGACACCGCGACGCCGGCGGTGTCGACGAGAGAGCTTCGTGGAGTCATTCAAAGGTCGGATACGCAAGCGTGTCTAGAGGAGAGCAAACTGCGGGTGATTTTGGACGCTCTGACTCAGCGTGAACGTCCACGAGAGCAGCCGATCCCGCCCGCCGAGGACGCGCCAACAACCTGCTGACGAGCCTAGGCGGGCGACAGACGCTCTCAACGTCACTGGGAGAGTTGAGCTTGCGGGCCTGGCAGCGCTTCATCCCTTTTTGCCCGCGCGGGCTGTGAGGACTACCAACGCTTGCCAGCCCTCGGCTAACCTTACGCTACTGTGCAGCGAGTGATATGATCAGGTTGATAACCTGGCGTGTCAGGCAGACGGCGTGGCTGGAGGGCCCTGCGCGTTGCTTGAGGGCATGGGGCCGGGTCGTCTCCGACGTACGGCGACATCGAGCGTTGCAGGGCGACGGACGCCATAAAGTACCCAGTAGTGTTGAAACCGGACGCGGAAGACGGCGGATTCATCGTCGAGTGTCCCGCCATCCCAGGCTGCGTCAGCGAGGGTGACACCGTCGAGGAGGCGATGGCAAACATCCGGGATGCTATCGCCGGCCGCCTGGCCGCGCTGCGCGACAAAGGCGAGGCGCTGCCCGCGCGACATGTCGTGCGGGCATTCGCCAGGATCGGCTGCGAATTCGAGCGCCATACCGGCAGCTACCGGGTTCTCTGCGGCGCCGCACGCCGCCAGAATCTAGATGCCGAATGATGACCCGAGCAAACGGGGGGCGATGGGCGCAGGTTGCTGGTCAGGTAAGTGACCGCACGGTTTCTTGGGCTGTCTGTCGAAAGCAGGTGATAAAGAGAGGGAGCGTCCGATGCGAGATCTAGAACGACGGGTAGGCCAGTTGGCGGATGAGTTCGAGGGTCTGCGAAGTGCAATGGCGGATTTGCAGCGAGAATTCAAAGACTTGCAGCGCAAAGTCGCCCGCGACATGGAGATCTGCTCTGACATGGCGAAGCGCGGTACCTTCACGCTCATAGACCGGGTGGAGAAGCTGGAACAGAAGCTTAGTCAGGCCGGGTGATGCTTATCGCTCGCGCTGCGCCAACACAGGCCAGATTGTCTGGCGTGTACGCCAATAGTACTTGACAGGCTCCCTTCATCCGATCTAGGATAGATGTGGCGGGGAGTGTTGTCCAGACTACAGACCACACCGTCCTGCTCCCTTCCTCTCGCGCAGGGCGAGGCCCGGGAAGGGCAGCGCGGATTGACCCGTCGAGTGCGGCGACCGTCAGCTGCGACGGTCGCCGCTTCTTCTCGGTCGCGAGGGCCGCCCCCTTTACTGTTCCTGCGGTGATAATGGCGGCGCGGTACCTGATGGCTGCTGAGAGGCGAAGCGCCGCTGCAGCCGCAGTCGTGGCCGTGGCGTTCGCTTGCAGTGGACCGTCGCACCGCGCTCACCGCGCCAGCCTCTACTGCAATTGGCGATCTGGCGGTACACGTATACACACGCGCCGTGGCGAATCGCTCATGTGCCGGCGCGGCAGGAGTCTCCACGGAGCCTAAGGGAGGGTTCGCCCTTGATGTCGCGCCGGCTCGCTGTGCATGGCCCCCGGCGGGTGGCGGGACGCGGAAGAAGTTTGTGCCTGCCAGGATAGAGGAAGACCGAGGACGCGGTGCGTTCCGCCGTGTTCGGCTGGCTTGTCTGCATAGGGCTCTGCAGACGCCGTCTGCCCCCTAGGGCAGGATGCCACCCCCGGGGAAGTAGTCGTCACCGCCGGACCTGCGCGTGGTCCGCGCTGGGGCATCCCTCGCCGGTGTCAGGGGCACCTTGGCGCGAAAACGAAACCACAGCGCGCCAACCGCGACGAGCGGTCCCCATCACGAGTCCTGGACAAGGCCCGGCTTGCCTCAGCGAACAGGCGGCTCGAACTCGCACGCGCGCTGCATGAACGTCGCCATCTGCCCGCGCGTCACATTCAGCGCCGGCCCATACATCCCGCCGCCAATCCCCGTGGTGGGAGCGCCGTACTCTCCCCACGCCCCCGGGTCCGCCAGCCGCTCGATCCAGCCGTAGAAGATGTGCGTCCCGTCGGGATCCAGGCCGCTGACGTACGGCGGACCGTCGTCCTGGCCATTGGAGCCGCGCGGCACGTCGCCGAAGGTCGCCGTTCCCGGATCGTACCATGCCTTGCCCGCCGCCACCGACACGAACTTCGCCATCTGGCCGCGGGTCACGTTGAGCGTCGGCCCGTACATCCCGCCGCCGATCCCCGTCGTCGGCGCCGTGCCGCCCCAGGAGCCCGGGTCCGCGAGGCGTTCGACATAGCCGTAGAAGATGTGCGTGC
Proteins encoded in this region:
- a CDS encoding type II toxin-antitoxin system HicB family antitoxin encodes the protein MKYPVVLKPDAEDGGFIVECPAIPGCVSEGDTVEEAMANIRDAIAGRLAALRDKGEALPARHVVRAFARIGCEFERHTGSYRVLCGAARRQNLDAE
- a CDS encoding NERD domain-containing protein: MARVVKEATTLQRQALIAFLAGASTWLVAAGSIWLVARSRPHDLNGLLLFFIPVGLFGIAKKVTDFTLIYIRGYLGERRVFAELRKLPDDYWIFNDVTIRVGEDSAQIDHILVSPYGLWCIETKSLRGTIRGKENERHWTQIKRPDSGRTRREKFYNPVAQNATHCRRLGEYLKQHLGVTLPVRSAVVFTGAQLEVDTATPAVSTRELRGVIQRSDTQACLEESKLRVILDALTQRERPREQPIPPAEDAPTTC